In Diadema setosum chromosome 19, eeDiaSeto1, whole genome shotgun sequence, a genomic segment contains:
- the LOC140242527 gene encoding S-adenosylmethionine-dependent methyltransferase Rv2258c-like yields MSGKYNNETFEEFCGRLGGVISDGHLSLCIALGVRSGLFDVLVKHQGNPMTSAELAEAACLKERYVREWLGAMTCSHIIDLDATGQRYHLPARRAGCFDAGNPAYGTTQLSLSVPILSEVFNNMSESIKADGPRGLTFEASKSFNEVDENFSVKWYQDCLCQHFIPTYPEIQGMLERGIQMLDLGCGRGVATRTLAKQFPNSHFTGLDIREENVKEATEAAEAMGLKNVEYVTCDATGMSAEWTNKFDYVFTFNVLHDTPRPDTILADVRRVLKKDGGRLSVVEFGSHSEHAKNIDSYPSACMLYAISLFHCLPVSYHEEDSLGLGTLWGKDKVVEFLKQCGFVVKSVNDIPMLPEAHFLCEVAQK; encoded by the exons ATGTCTGGAAAGTACAACAACGAAACTTTCGAGGAGTTCTGCGGCCGTTTGGGAGGCGTTATCTCCGACGGTCACCTGTCTCTGTGCATAGCACTCGGCGTGAGGAGTGGTCTCTTCGACGTTTTGGTCAAACATCAGGGAAACCCCATGACTTCGGCCGAATTGGCCGAGGCCGCATGCTTGAAAGAGAG GTACGTCCGCGAGTGGCTGGGCGCCATGACATGTTCCCATATCATCGATCTGGACGCGACGGGGCAACGTTACCACCTGCCCGCCCGTCGAGCCGGATGTTTCGACGCTGGGAACCCAGCTTACGGCACCACCCAGCTCTCCCTGAGCGTCCCGATCTTGAGCGAGGTCTTCAACAACATGTCCGAATCCATCAAGGCTGACGGCCCACGAG GTTTGACGTTCGAAGCCTCCAAATCGTTCAACGAAGTCGACGAAAATTTTTCGGTGAAGTGGTACCAGGACTGCCTCTGCCAACATTTCATCCCCACCTACCCAGAGATCCAGGGGATGTTAG AACGCGGGATTCAAATGCTGGACTTGGGGTGCGGACGTGGGGTTGCGACCCGCACTCTGGCCAAGCAGTTCCCCAACAGTCACTTTACAGGGCTAGACATCCGAGAGGAAAACGTTAAGGAGGCCACAGAAGCCGCCGAGGCAATGGGACTGAAGAACGTGGAGTATGTGACGTGCGACGCCACTGGCATGTCGGCGGAGTGGACCAACAAGTTCGACTACGTGTTCACTTTCAACGTCCTGCACGACACACCTCGCCCGGACACCATACTGGCCGACGTCCGGCGGGTGCTGAAGAAAGATGGCGGCCGACTGTCCGTCGTCGAGTTCGGCTCGCACTCCGAGCACGCCAAGAACATCGACAGCTACCCTTCGGCCTGCATGCTGTACGCCATCAGCCTGTTCCACTGCCTGCCCGTGTCGTACCACGAAGAAGACAGCCTTGGGTTGGGTACGCTCTGGGGGAAGGACAAGGTGGTCGAGTTCCTGAAGCAGTGCGGCTTCGTTGTGAAGTCTGTCAACGACATCCCCATGCTTCCCGAGGCTCACTTCCTGTGCGAAGTTGCCCAGAAATAG